In one Silene latifolia isolate original U9 population chromosome 10, ASM4854445v1, whole genome shotgun sequence genomic region, the following are encoded:
- the LOC141607231 gene encoding uncharacterized protein LOC141607231, which yields METDQPSLILSSFLFDGSNFIQWQREIIYALLSKNKAGFITGECSCPPATDKKHNSWLNVLDLYALKKNLSNISQDTSSLLDYYGKIKNLWENIDTMDPIPQCTCGAMKNCTCQLLKRLLDRETQAKLILNSGFGQLQTHILTLDPLPPINKALWMLQKIERRKLINDVTSDVVVELVAYAAKKRTQSYSSIDEASKKRVKDDASAGPEDGKYCEFCGRSGHTIDECWRRKNCTFCNTKGHIKERCYKFKAYNAKKGTSNMEAGSSKAANNAELVSSKQDCHYQDVAPFSVAQPLMHEYASGSSLGYSGHNQVPPNVHVSPDFVQGIVNCVMAKVFQAMNEKTEPSNYTLQSSVNFGGMYLSSQACAVNNTSSKMDWIVDTGALDHMTSNMSLLHDITCLSRPVYVGLPDGSVKVVHKTGTAKINDKIILHNVLFIPDFKQNLLSVGKLIASTGLLVLFLDDNFVFQDPTSKDIVALARRFGDLYKLRSHSIKNSTVNCSFVNKEISVNSNKVLSQSQKVSLLHARLGHSSLDKMRHVNSEQLKGIKKFTCDTCVLAKHHILPFPKSTSYANECFKLLHVDVWGPYKIPTLTGARSFLTILDDHSRLTWTFLIHNKTQVPGLVKGFVSYVETQFGKTIKVIKSDNGT from the exons atggag actgatcaaccaagcttgatTCTGTCGTCTTTTCTCTTTGATGGCTCCAATTTCATTCAATGGCAGCGCGAGATCATCTATGCTCTTCTTTCCAAGAACAAAGCTGGGTTTATTACTGGAGAATGTTCTTGTCCTCCTGCCACAGATAAGAAGCACAATTCCTGG TTGAATGTTTTGGATTTATATGCTCTTAAAAAAAATTTGAGTAATATCTCTCAGGATACTTCTTCTCTTCTTGATTATTATGGTAAAATCAAGAATTTGTGGGAGAACATTGACACAATGGATCCCATTCCTCAGTGCACATGTGGTGCTATGAAGAACTGTACATGTCAGTTGCTTAAAAGACTGTTAGATAGGGAGACACAGGCCAAGTTAATCCTGAATTCTGGGTTTGGACAGTTGCAAACTCATATTCTCACCTTAGATCCTTTACCACCCATTAACAAGGCTTTATGGATGCTTCAAAAAATTGAACGTCGGAAGTTGATTAATGATGTAACTTCTGATGTTGTTGTGGAGTTAGTTGCTTATGCAGCTAAGAAGAGGACTCAGTCTTACTCTTCTATAGATGAGGCTAGTAAGAAACGTGTTAAAGATGATGCTTCTGCTGGTCCTGAAGATGGAAAATACTGTGAGTTCTGTGGAAGGTCTGGTCATACTATTGATGAGTGTTGGAGACGCAAGAACTGTACCTTCTGCAACACTAAAGGGCATATTAAGGAAAGATGTTATAAATTTAAGGCCTATAATGCCAAGAAAGGTACTTCTAATATGGAGGCAGGCTCTTCTAAGGCTGCTAATAATGCTGAGCTTGTTTCTTCTAAACAAGATTGTCATTACCAGGATGTTGCTCCTTTTTCTGTTGCACAACCATTAATGCATGAGTATGCTTCTGGGAGTTCTTTGGGGTATTCTGGGCATAATCAGGTGCCTCCTAATGTTCATGTCTCACCAGACTTTGTTCAAGGGATAGTCAATTGTGTTATGGCTAAGGTATTCCAAGCAATGAATGAGAAGACTGAACCTTCTAATTATACTTTACAGTCCTCAGTCAATTTTGGTGGTATGTATCTCTCTTCACAAGCTTGTGCTGTTAATAATACAAGTTCTAAAATGGATTGGATTGTGGATACTGGTGCCTTAGACCACATGACATCTAATATGTCATTGCTTCATGATATAACCTGTTTATCTAGGCCTGTCTATGTGGGCTTGCCTGATGGTAGTGTCAAAGTGGTTCATAAAACTGGGACTGCAAAAATTAATGATAAAATAATTTTGCATAATGTCCTCTTCATTCCTGATTTTAAGCAAAATCTATTATCTGTGGGTAAATTAATAGCATCAACTGGCTTACTTGTGTTGTTTTTGGATGATAATTTTGTATTTCAGGACCCTACAAGTAAGGACATAGTTGCTTTGGCTAGGAGATTTGGGGATCTGTACAAGCTCAGGAGTCATAGTATTAAGAATTCTACTGTCAATTGTAGTTTTGTCAATAAGGAAATCTCtgtaaatagtaataaagttttgaGTCAGTCTCAGAAAGTGAGCTTATTACATGCCAGATTAGGTCATTCTTCCTTGGATAAGATGAGACATGTAAACAGTGAGCAATTGAAAGGAATAAAAAAGTTTACTTGTGATACTTGTGTACTTGCCAAACATCATATTTTGCCTTTTCCAAAGAGTACATCATATGCTAATGAATGTTTTAAATTGTTACACGTGGATGTTTGGGGTCCTTATAAAATTCCCACACTTACTGGTGCTAGGTCTTTTTTAACCATTTTGGATGACCATTCTAGGTTAACCTGGACTTTTTTGATTCATAATAAAACTCAGGTGCCTGGTTTAGTCAAGGGTTTTGTATCTTATGTTGAAACACAGTTTGGTAAGACCATTAAAGTGATTAAATCAGACAATGGCACATAA